Proteins encoded together in one Antennarius striatus isolate MH-2024 chromosome 13, ASM4005453v1, whole genome shotgun sequence window:
- the grk6 gene encoding G protein-coupled receptor kinase 6 encodes MELENIVANTVLLKAREGGGGNRKGKSKKWKQLLRFPHISQCEELRRGTDKDYRSLCERQPIGRLLFREFCQTRPELRRCIRFLDAVAEFEVTPDDKRKECGQKVLEDHFKPQAEDFLLELDQDSMSRCAEELQEEETSKEMFNTCTRRVHDYLSVAPFSDYLDSLFFNRFLQWKWLERQPVTKNTFRQYRVLGKGGFGEVCACQVRATGKMYACKKLEKKRIKKRKGEAMALNEKQILEKVNSRFVVSLAYAYETRDALCLVLTLMNGGDLKFHIYHMGEAGFQETRAVFYAAEICCGLEDLHRERIVYRDLKPENILLDDHGHIRISDLGLAVHVPEGQTIKGRVGTVGYMSPEVVRNQRYAFGPDWWALGVLLYEMIQGASPFQQRRKKIRREEVEQLVTEAEEEYSSRFSPDARALCRRLLAKDPTDRLGCLGGGASEVKGHVLFRSINFRRLEAGMLPPPFVPDPQAIYCKDVLDIEQFSTVKGVELEPEDESFHSKVSTGSVPIPWQDEMIQTGCFSELNVFHQDGTVPPDLDWRGEPAPAPKQGLLQRLFGRQDCCGNCSDSDETAGL; translated from the exons ATGGAGCTGGAGAACATCGTGGCCAACACGGTGCTGCTGAAGGCTCGAGAGG GAGGCGGCGGcaacagaaaaggaaagagCAAGAAGTGGAAGCAGCTGCTGCGGTTCCCTCACATCAGCCAGTGTGAGGAGCTGCGCCGAGGCACAG ACAAGGACTACCGCAGCCTCTGTGAGCGCCAGCCAATCGGACGCCTGCTCTTCAGAGAGTTCTGCCAGACCCGCCCCGAGTTGCGGCGCTGCATCCGCTTCCTGGACGCTGTG GCGGAGTTTGAGGTAACCCCCGACGACAAGAGGAAGGAATGCGGCCAGAAAGTCCTGGAAGACCACTTCAAGCCCCAG GCGGAGGACTTCCTCCTGGAACTGGATCAGGACTCGATGAGTCGCTGCgctgaggagctgcaggaggaggagaccaGCAAGGAGATGTTCAACACCtgcaccag GCGGGTCCACGACTACCTGAGTGTGGCGCCGTTTTCCGACTACCTGGACAGCTTGTTCTTCAACAGGTTcctgcagtggaagtggctgGAGAG GCAGCCGGTGACGAAGAACACGTTCCGACAGTACCGAGTTCTGGGGAAGGGCGGCTTCGGAGAG GTGTGTGCCTGCCAGGTGAGAGCTACAGGAAAGATGTACGCCTGcaagaagctggagaagaagaggatCAAGAAGAGGAAGGGCGAGGCCATGGCGCTGAACGAGAAGCAGATCCTGGAGAAGGTCAACAGCCGCTTTGTG GTGAGCCTGGCCTACGCCTACGAGACCCGGGACGCCCTGTGCCTAGTCCTGACCCTGATGAACGGGGGAGACCTGAAGTTCCACATCTACCACATGGGCGAGGCCGGCTTCCAGGAGACCCGGGCCGTCTTCTACGCCGCCGAGATCTGCTGCGGGCTGGAGGACCTGCACCGGGAACGCATCGTTTACAG GGACCTGAAGCCGGAGAACATCCTGCTGGACGACCACG GTCACATCAGGATCTCAGACCTGGGGCTGGCGGTCCACGTTCCTGAGGGTCAGACCATCAAGGGCCGGGTGGGGACGGTGGGATACATGT CTCCGGAGGTGGTGAGGAACCAGCGCTACGCCTTCGGGCCGGACTGGTGGGCGCTGGGCGTCCTGCTGTACGAGATGATCCAGGGGGCGTCGCCCTTCCAGCAGCGCCGCAAGAAGATCCGcagggaggaggtggagcagctggtgacggaggcggaggaggagtaCTCCAGCCGCTTCTCGCCCGACGCCCGGGCGCTCTGCAGGAGG CTCCTGGCCAAAGATCCCACAGACAGGCTGGGCTGCCTGGGGGGTGGGGCCTCAGAGGTCAAGGGTCATGTCCTTTTCCGCTCCATCAACTTCAGACGCCTGGAGGCGGGGATGCTGCCGCCGCCGTTCGTTCCCGAC CCCCAGGCCATCTACTGTAAGGACGTGCTGGACATCGAGCAGTTCTCCACCGTCAAAGGGGTGGAGCTCGAACCCGAGGACGAGTCGTTCCACAGCAAGGTGTCGACGGGCAGCGTCCCCATCCCCTGGCAGGACGAG ATGATCCAGACCGGCTGCTTCTCCGAGCTCAACGTCTTCCACCAGGATGGGACCGTCCCCCCCGACCTGGACTGGAGAGGAGAGCCCGCCCCCGCGCCCAAACAAGGACTGCTGCAGCGGCTGTTTGGCCGACAG GACTGCTGTGGTAACTGCAGCGACAGCGACGAGACGGCCGGGCtgtga
- the nop16 gene encoding nucleolar protein 16, whose translation MPKAKQSARRKKFDYNRDRKKLKKKLLKKHNPRIENAQIRNAWDDRKSMARNLQDMGLTFDPNRSLPIKNQSLLRGVGEAAAPVSIVTKPYVLTQLEEEAGRPGTSSKTLSSDLIQYVQHMIRQHRDNYKEMARDEKNYYQDTPKQIRRKINEYKRCHPEQYHAFMASLSPPQPMVQ comes from the exons ATGCCGAAAGCCAAGCAGTCCGCCCGGAGGAAGAAGTTCGACTACAACCGGGACCggaagaagctgaagaagaagctgctgaagaagcACAACCCGCGGATAGAGAA tGCTCAGATCCGGAATGCTTGGGATGACAGGAAGTCTATGGCGCGCAACCTGCAGGACATGGGTCTGACTTTTGATCCCAACCGCTCCCTACCGATAAAGAACCAGAGT CTCCTGAGGGGGGTGGGAGAGGCCGCCGCCCCCGTCAGCATCGTGACCAAGCCCTACGTTCTGACCC agctggaggaggaggcgggccGCCCCGGAACCAGCTCCAAGACCTTATCCAGTGACCTGATCCAGTACGTCCAGCACATGATCCGCCAGCACCGGGACAACTACAAG GAAATGGCCCGAGACGAGAAGAACTACTACCAGGACACCCCCAAACAGATCAGGAGGAAGATCAACGAGTACAAGAGGTGTCACCCGGAGCAGTACCACGCCTTCATGGCCTCACTCAGCCCCCCCCAGCCCATGGTCCAGTAG
- the arl10 gene encoding ADP-ribosylation factor-like 10 isoform X1 yields the protein MDRSKLSWTRPPSEPPPSRLSSIQPLGDNGLGLGIEGLIRGVRRKNCSLSSSTDAQGHQGSKFMKDPDLHLEPEHQTRTQDLNMEPEHLDSEGPADWSWRPVDLRPSWEEEERRRHQVLVLGLDGAGKSSMLQILRSGGAPAPRSCRPTRGFSFMSVGGPACQLDFLEIGGGEDLRQYWTDYLRRTHILVYVVDSSDRPRLPMAKAELHCLLRAEPQLPVVVLGNKQDRPDAAGVSELHEALSLGTVPDDRKLFLLAARLGGARADTHPVLDLQDLLLQLV from the exons atggatagatctAAACTGTCATGGACCCGACCTCCTTCAGAACCGCCGCCATCACGGCTGAGCTCTATCCAGCCGCTTGGGGACAATGGACTTGGTCTCGGTATTGAAGGGTTGATCCGCGGTGTCAGGAGGAAGAACTGCAGCCTCAGCAGCTCCACAGACGCCCAAGGCCATCAGGGGTCAAAGTTCATGAAAGACCCTGATCTGCATCTAGAACCAGAGCACCAGACCAGGACACAGGACCTGAACATGGAACCTGAACATTTGGACTCTGAAGGGCCTGCAGACTGGTCATGGAGGCCAGTGGACCTGAGACCCTCATGG gaagaagaggagcgcAGGAGGCACCaggtcctggtcctgggtctggaCGGGGCGGGGAAGAGTAGCATGTTGCAGATTCTGAGGTCCGGGGGGGCCCCGGCCCCCAGAAGCTGCCGGCCCACCCGCGGCTTCAGCTTCATGAGCGTCGGCGGCCCCGCCTGCCAGCTGGACTTCCTGGAGA TCGGGGGAGGGGAGGACCTGCGGCAGTACTGGACCGACTACCTGAGGAGGACTCACATTCTGGTGTACGTGGTGGACTCCTCCGACCGGCCCCGCCTACCAATGGCCAAGGCGGAGCTGCACTGCCTGCTGAGGGCGGAGCCCCAGCTGCCTGTGGTCGTCCTGGGCAACAAGCAG GACCGGCCCGACGCCGCCGGCGTGTCCGAGCTGCACGAGGCCTTGAGCCTGGGCACCGTGCCCGACGACAGGAAGCTGTTCCTGCTGGCCGCCCGGCTGGGCGGGGCCCGGGCCGACACCCACCCGGTCCTGGACCTCCAGGATCTCCTGCTCCAGCTGGTCTGA
- the arl10 gene encoding ADP-ribosylation factor-like 10 isoform X2 codes for MALLRHVSTALTAAVAALGSALFIAVSFLYRRRVWSPRAEYSAVPEEEEERRRHQVLVLGLDGAGKSSMLQILRSGGAPAPRSCRPTRGFSFMSVGGPACQLDFLEIGGGEDLRQYWTDYLRRTHILVYVVDSSDRPRLPMAKAELHCLLRAEPQLPVVVLGNKQDRPDAAGVSELHEALSLGTVPDDRKLFLLAARLGGARADTHPVLDLQDLLLQLV; via the exons ATGGCCCTGCTCCGACACGTCTCCACCGCGCTCACCGCCGCCGTGGCCGCGCTCGGCTCCGCGCTCTTCATCGCCGTCAGCTTCCTGTACCGGAGGAGGGTGTGGTCGCCCCGCGCCGAATACTCCGCGGTCCCGGAG gaagaagaggagcgcAGGAGGCACCaggtcctggtcctgggtctggaCGGGGCGGGGAAGAGTAGCATGTTGCAGATTCTGAGGTCCGGGGGGGCCCCGGCCCCCAGAAGCTGCCGGCCCACCCGCGGCTTCAGCTTCATGAGCGTCGGCGGCCCCGCCTGCCAGCTGGACTTCCTGGAGA TCGGGGGAGGGGAGGACCTGCGGCAGTACTGGACCGACTACCTGAGGAGGACTCACATTCTGGTGTACGTGGTGGACTCCTCCGACCGGCCCCGCCTACCAATGGCCAAGGCGGAGCTGCACTGCCTGCTGAGGGCGGAGCCCCAGCTGCCTGTGGTCGTCCTGGGCAACAAGCAG GACCGGCCCGACGCCGCCGGCGTGTCCGAGCTGCACGAGGCCTTGAGCCTGGGCACCGTGCCCGACGACAGGAAGCTGTTCCTGCTGGCCGCCCGGCTGGGCGGGGCCCGGGCCGACACCCACCCGGTCCTGGACCTCCAGGATCTCCTGCTCCAGCTGGTCTGA